The bacterium genome has a segment encoding these proteins:
- a CDS encoding ATP-binding cassette domain-containing protein has translation MNIIELRDITKVYQMGKVEVSALDGVSLDIAAGDFVAIMGASGSGKSTLLHNLGLLDRPTSGTYHLMGRETSRLDDGELASIRN, from the coding sequence ATGAATATTATTGAATTGCGTGATATCACCAAGGTCTACCAGATGGGCAAGGTGGAAGTCTCGGCCCTCGATGGGGTAAGCTTGGATATCGCCGCCGGCGACTTCGTGGCAATCATGGGGGCCTCCGGCAGCGGCAAATCAACCCTGCTGCATAATCTGGGACTATTGGACCGGCCGACCAGTGGCACATATCACCTGATGGGCCGGGAGACCTCACGGTTGGACGACGGCGAGTTGGCTTCCATCCGCAACA